In a single window of the Acidimicrobiales bacterium genome:
- a CDS encoding ribonuclease J, protein MAAPVRVIFLGGLGEIGRNCAVVEVDNRLLLIDCGLMFPSLDMPGVDLVLPDFTFLRENADRVEACVLTHGHEDHVGALHFLLRDLSFPLYGSALTLGLARNRIDEAGLTKRTDFRPVNSDGDRVQIGPFDVEFIPVTHSVPHAFAIALHTPQGIILHSGDWKLDLTPVDGRTTNIARIGALASEHGIRLLLGDSTNAESAGHTVSETVIGEALRDLFRDNEDKRVIVTCFASHIHRIQQVMDAAVKHGRTIATLGRSMGKNVALARSLGLLDVPDNAVVDIDDLGDLPPEKVCVVSTGSQGEPLSALALMAAGENRRIKVGEGDVVILSSHAIPGNESNVGKVIDGLHRLGCDVVHSGIAQVHVSGHAKGEELKTLLTLAQPEFFIPVHGEFRHLTHHARLAKMLGMSDNHVLLCEDGDVIELSDDGIDFADTVPAGYLYVDGIVGDVGEFVLRDRKVLADEGVVIVVVTVDAQTGEVVSGPEIITRGWVYAPEAEGLLDEAREAVRAHVSSVQTNDADTLRKAARSALGKFVSERTRRRPMIVPIVMEV, encoded by the coding sequence ATGGCAGCACCGGTTCGAGTCATCTTTCTGGGCGGACTCGGGGAGATCGGGCGCAACTGCGCCGTGGTCGAAGTCGACAACCGGCTGCTGCTCATCGACTGCGGGCTCATGTTCCCGAGCCTCGACATGCCCGGTGTCGACCTCGTACTGCCGGACTTCACCTTCCTGCGCGAGAACGCCGACCGGGTCGAAGCGTGCGTGCTCACCCACGGCCACGAGGACCACGTCGGCGCGCTGCACTTCCTGCTGCGTGACCTGTCGTTCCCGCTCTACGGCTCGGCGCTCACGCTGGGCCTGGCCCGCAACCGCATCGACGAAGCCGGCCTCACGAAGCGCACCGACTTCCGGCCGGTCAACTCCGACGGCGACCGGGTGCAGATCGGCCCCTTCGACGTCGAGTTCATCCCCGTCACCCACTCGGTGCCCCACGCCTTCGCCATCGCGCTCCACACGCCCCAGGGGATCATCCTGCACTCGGGCGATTGGAAGCTCGACCTCACGCCGGTCGACGGGCGCACCACCAACATCGCTCGCATCGGCGCGCTGGCATCCGAGCACGGCATCCGCCTGCTGCTGGGTGACTCCACCAACGCCGAGAGCGCCGGCCACACCGTGTCGGAAACCGTGATCGGCGAGGCGCTGCGCGACCTGTTTCGCGACAACGAGGACAAGCGCGTGATCGTTACGTGCTTCGCCTCCCACATCCATCGCATCCAGCAGGTGATGGACGCGGCGGTCAAGCACGGGCGCACGATTGCCACCCTCGGCCGCTCGATGGGCAAGAACGTGGCGCTGGCCCGCAGCCTCGGCTTGCTCGACGTGCCCGACAACGCGGTGGTCGACATCGACGATCTCGGCGACCTGCCGCCCGAGAAGGTGTGCGTCGTGTCGACGGGGTCGCAGGGCGAGCCGCTGAGCGCCCTGGCGTTGATGGCGGCGGGCGAGAACCGGCGCATCAAGGTGGGTGAGGGCGACGTCGTGATCCTGTCGAGCCACGCCATCCCCGGCAACGAGAGCAACGTCGGCAAGGTGATCGACGGCCTGCACCGCCTCGGCTGCGACGTGGTGCACTCCGGTATCGCCCAGGTGCACGTGTCGGGCCACGCCAAGGGCGAGGAACTCAAGACGCTGCTCACGCTGGCCCAGCCCGAGTTCTTCATCCCCGTGCACGGCGAGTTCCGCCACCTGACGCACCACGCGCGCTTGGCCAAGATGCTCGGCATGTCGGACAACCACGTGCTGCTGTGCGAGGACGGCGATGTGATCGAGTTGTCCGACGACGGCATCGACTTCGCCGACACCGTGCCCGCCGGGTACCTCTACGTCGACGGCATCGTCGGCGACGTGGGCGAGTTCGTGCTGCGCGACCGCAAGGTACTGGCCGACGAAGGCGTCGTGATCGTCGTGGTGACGGTCGACGCGCAGACCGGTGAAGTCGTGAGCGGTCCCGAGATCATCACGCGCGGTTGGGTCTACGCCCCCGAAGCCGAAGGCCTGCTGGACGAAGCGCGCGAGGCGGTGCGCGCCCACGTCAGCAGTGTGCAGACCAACGACGCCGACACGCTGCGCAAGGCGGCGCGCTCGGCGCTGGGCAAGTTCGTGAGCGAGCGCACGCGGCGCCGCCCCATGATCGTGCCCATCGTCATGGAAGTGTGA
- a CDS encoding FAD-dependent monooxygenase: MNAHDVVIAGGGPTGLMLAAELRLAGVDAVIVERRATQDLDGSRAGGLHPRTLEVLDQRGVVDRFVDAGQKHPAAGFAGIFLDISDFPTRHNYLLGLWQRDIERILAGWVLDELGAPIMRRRDVRGFVQDDDGVTVTLDDGDAVRATYLVGCDGGRSVVRKTAGIDFVGYDATATFLICEAEMTDPEVGMRREGGGLGPANPGVDDGRYRFALKEDAVSHDGEPTFEDAHALLVAKYGTDFGLRNPTWISRFGDATRQAATYRSGRVFVAGDAAHIHGPQGGQGLNVGVQDAVNLGWKLGQVLRGAAPDALLDTYHAERHPVAARVLHNTMAQVALSIADERHDAMRDITIELLAMDEPRRYVAGMVTGLDVFYDLGGDHPLVGRRMPDLDLRNDRVYERLHAAQPVELDLAAQCTATTCELPVIGRVPLPQAVMIRPDGYVAAVTLP, from the coding sequence ATGAACGCGCACGATGTGGTGATCGCCGGCGGCGGACCGACCGGGTTGATGTTGGCGGCGGAACTGCGACTGGCGGGCGTCGACGCCGTCATCGTCGAACGCCGGGCGACCCAAGACCTCGATGGTTCACGCGCCGGCGGGCTGCACCCGCGCACGCTGGAGGTGCTCGACCAGCGCGGCGTGGTCGACCGGTTCGTCGACGCCGGCCAGAAGCATCCCGCCGCCGGCTTTGCCGGGATCTTCCTCGACATCTCCGACTTCCCGACGCGCCACAACTACCTGCTCGGCCTGTGGCAGCGCGACATCGAGCGCATCCTCGCGGGCTGGGTGCTCGACGAACTCGGGGCGCCGATCATGCGCCGCCGCGACGTGCGCGGCTTCGTGCAAGACGACGACGGCGTCACCGTCACCCTCGACGACGGCGACGCCGTACGCGCCACCTACCTCGTCGGCTGCGACGGCGGCCGCAGCGTGGTGCGCAAGACGGCGGGGATCGACTTCGTCGGCTACGACGCCACCGCCACCTTCCTCATCTGCGAAGCGGAGATGACCGACCCCGAAGTCGGGATGCGCCGCGAGGGCGGTGGACTCGGGCCGGCCAACCCCGGCGTCGACGACGGCCGCTACCGCTTCGCACTGAAGGAGGATGCGGTCAGCCACGACGGCGAACCGACCTTCGAGGACGCCCACGCCTTGCTCGTGGCCAAGTACGGCACCGACTTCGGCCTCCGCAACCCCACGTGGATCTCGCGCTTCGGCGACGCCACCCGCCAGGCGGCGACGTACCGATCCGGGCGCGTGTTCGTCGCCGGCGACGCCGCCCACATTCACGGGCCGCAAGGCGGCCAGGGCCTCAACGTGGGCGTGCAGGACGCCGTCAACCTCGGCTGGAAGCTCGGCCAGGTGCTGCGCGGCGCCGCGCCCGACGCACTGCTCGACACGTACCACGCCGAGCGCCATCCCGTCGCCGCCCGCGTGCTGCACAACACGATGGCGCAGGTGGCGCTCAGCATCGCCGACGAACGCCACGACGCCATGCGCGACATCACGATCGAACTGCTGGCGATGGACGAGCCGCGCCGCTACGTCGCCGGCATGGTGACGGGCCTCGACGTGTTCTACGACCTCGGCGGCGACCACCCGCTCGTCGGACGGCGCATGCCCGACCTCGACCTGCGTAACGATCGCGTCTACGAACGGCTCCACGCCGCGCAACCCGTCGAGCTCGACCTGGCGGCGCAGTGCACGGCGACGACGTGCGAGTTGCCGGTGATCGGCCGGGTGCCGCTGCCGCAGGCGGTGATGATCCGCCCGGACGGCTACGTCGCCGCCGTCACACTTCCATGA
- a CDS encoding SDR family NAD(P)-dependent oxidoreductase: protein MAFTGIAGKVALVTGAARPRGIGRATALMLAREGADVICVDLGAPMADFPHHGVAEPTDLETIVQEIEAMGRRAVGIKADCTDEAQVEAAVAEGTEALGEISLLANVVGGGGFGMGAGPLTYLPTDQFDKMISLNLRSMFLMTRAVAARMVAAGTKGQICSVSSQAGKRGMPPLGAYCAAKAGIIMLTQTWAIELGPSGITVNAVCPGTVDTDLLNKDHQMENIFSGQPGGFDAWLQSQIPLGRMQTAEDVANSIVFLLSNEGNYITGEALNTSGGQTMV, encoded by the coding sequence ATGGCGTTCACCGGAATCGCAGGCAAGGTCGCACTCGTCACGGGAGCGGCGCGCCCGAGGGGGATTGGTCGGGCGACGGCGCTGATGCTCGCTCGCGAAGGTGCCGACGTCATCTGCGTCGATCTCGGCGCGCCGATGGCCGACTTCCCGCACCACGGCGTCGCCGAGCCGACCGATCTCGAGACGATCGTGCAGGAGATCGAAGCGATGGGCCGGCGCGCTGTTGGCATCAAGGCGGACTGCACCGACGAAGCGCAAGTCGAAGCGGCGGTCGCGGAAGGCACCGAGGCCCTCGGTGAGATCTCGCTGCTGGCCAACGTCGTCGGCGGCGGCGGCTTCGGCATGGGCGCGGGCCCGCTCACGTACCTGCCGACGGATCAGTTCGACAAGATGATCTCGCTCAACTTGCGCAGCATGTTCCTCATGACCCGCGCCGTTGCCGCGCGCATGGTCGCCGCCGGGACGAAGGGGCAGATCTGTTCGGTGTCGTCGCAGGCGGGCAAGCGCGGCATGCCGCCGCTCGGCGCCTATTGCGCGGCGAAGGCCGGGATCATCATGCTGACCCAGACATGGGCGATTGAGCTGGGCCCGTCAGGCATCACGGTCAACGCCGTGTGCCCGGGCACGGTCGACACCGACCTGCTGAACAAGGACCATCAGATGGAGAACATCTTCAGCGGTCAACCCGGTGGGTTCGACGCGTGGCTGCAAAGCCAGATCCCGCTCGGGCGCATGCAGACCGCCGAGGACGTCGCCAACTCGATCGTCTTCCTCCTCAGCAACGAGGGCAACTACATCACCGGCGAGGCGCTCAACACGAGCGGCGGCCAGACGATGGTCTGA
- a CDS encoding PaaI family thioesterase encodes MAGSVTIPPPVMTAGELDDFLVKAFFNQRAYHVSEVTDRGVVLTIPIGPEHERPGGTVSGPTMMSLSDAAAWLATLSRIGPVALAVTTNLNINFLRKPSLDQDLFAEANLIKLGKRLSVTEVGCYSGDHLVSHATVTYSIPA; translated from the coding sequence GTGGCGGGATCCGTCACCATCCCGCCGCCGGTCATGACGGCCGGCGAACTCGACGACTTCCTCGTCAAGGCGTTCTTCAACCAGCGCGCCTATCACGTGTCGGAGGTGACCGACCGCGGTGTCGTGCTCACGATCCCGATCGGCCCCGAACACGAGCGGCCCGGCGGCACGGTGAGCGGGCCGACGATGATGTCGCTGAGCGACGCCGCCGCCTGGCTGGCGACGCTGTCGCGCATCGGCCCCGTCGCCCTCGCGGTCACCACGAATCTCAACATCAACTTCCTGCGCAAGCCGTCGCTCGACCAGGACCTGTTCGCCGAAGCGAACCTGATCAAGCTGGGCAAGCGCCTGTCGGTGACCGAGGTCGGTTGCTATTCGGGCGACCACCTCGTGTCGCACGCAACGGTGACGTACTCGATCCCTGCCTAG
- a CDS encoding DNA translocase FtsK 4TM domain-containing protein, protein MATTKRGPARTRKAPATTRRPAAKKNASTLERVRKSLATHLGRQSDDVWGLLLVAFGVVCALGIYADLTGPVGRFLRDLAGLLFGWGRLALPVAVAGVGVALLQGRPRQEPARVVIGTTFMVLAGTGLIHLAQGAPAWTDPADELRNAGGLVGVAIAEPLRSLLAVPGAALILVVLGLVGLLVVLKLSAREAWGHLVHGLKKAVDVLSGSARHIAAATTTDVEERIDASRRHPTRQKKPALEVVPPPTEDDAPEVTEPEPDPEITVSVPETTEPVAADQLAIDLGPAHREGPWRLPPLALLKRSKAVEIDRRQIEAGGRTLEHALAAHGVETRLVGMTVGPTVTRYELELGPGVKVAKVTSLHKDIAYAMASPDVRILAPIPGKSAIGVEVPNRDRQLVALADILGSEEARKSTHPLEVALGKDIAGRAVMANLAEMPHILIAGATGAGKSSCINSLITSVLVRSTPDQVRMILIDPKRVELGQYNALPHLLTQVVVNPKRAANALNWAVKEMERRYELLYEVGVRDITGYNAAFDRGDLQPEPGEDKEYKRLPFILVVVDELADLMMVAARDVEESICRIAQMARAVGIHLVIATQRPSVDVITGVIKANVPSRLAFAVSSQTDSRVILDQPGAERLVGKGDMLLLTANSSSGRRVQGAWVGEDEVRKVAGHWKRQARAEYVEGVEGEDAGPGERTFGGAGGDSDDELLRAARDLVVRSQLGSTSMLQRKLKVGFARAGRLMDLLEENGVVGPSEGSKARAVLMTVEELEALDQAS, encoded by the coding sequence ATGGCCACAACGAAGCGAGGCCCCGCTCGCACTCGGAAAGCCCCGGCGACGACGCGTCGTCCCGCGGCAAAGAAGAACGCGTCGACGCTCGAACGCGTCCGCAAATCACTCGCCACCCACCTCGGCCGCCAGTCCGACGACGTGTGGGGACTCCTCCTCGTCGCCTTCGGCGTCGTGTGCGCCCTCGGCATCTACGCCGACCTCACGGGGCCGGTCGGGCGCTTCCTGCGCGACCTCGCCGGCCTGCTGTTCGGGTGGGGCCGACTCGCGCTCCCCGTCGCCGTCGCCGGCGTCGGCGTGGCGTTGCTGCAGGGCCGGCCGCGCCAGGAACCGGCGCGGGTCGTCATCGGCACGACGTTCATGGTGCTGGCCGGGACCGGTCTCATCCACTTGGCCCAGGGCGCGCCGGCGTGGACCGATCCCGCCGACGAGCTGCGCAACGCCGGCGGTCTCGTGGGCGTTGCCATCGCCGAGCCGCTGCGCAGCCTGCTGGCGGTGCCGGGCGCGGCGCTCATCTTGGTGGTCCTCGGCCTCGTCGGCCTGCTCGTCGTGTTGAAGTTGTCGGCGCGCGAGGCGTGGGGCCATCTCGTCCACGGCCTCAAGAAGGCGGTCGACGTGCTGAGCGGTTCGGCGCGCCACATCGCGGCGGCCACGACCACCGACGTCGAGGAGCGCATCGACGCGTCGCGGCGTCATCCGACGCGCCAGAAGAAGCCGGCGCTCGAAGTCGTGCCGCCGCCCACCGAAGACGACGCGCCGGAGGTAACCGAACCCGAGCCCGACCCCGAGATCACCGTGTCGGTGCCCGAAACCACCGAGCCCGTCGCGGCGGACCAGCTGGCCATCGACCTGGGCCCCGCGCACCGCGAGGGTCCCTGGCGCCTGCCGCCCCTGGCGCTGCTGAAGCGATCGAAGGCCGTCGAGATCGACCGCCGCCAGATCGAAGCCGGCGGCCGCACGCTCGAGCACGCGCTGGCGGCCCACGGCGTCGAGACGCGCCTCGTGGGCATGACCGTCGGGCCCACCGTCACCCGCTACGAACTCGAACTGGGCCCGGGTGTGAAGGTCGCCAAGGTCACGAGCCTCCACAAGGACATCGCCTACGCGATGGCGTCGCCCGACGTCCGCATCCTGGCGCCGATCCCGGGCAAGTCGGCCATCGGTGTCGAGGTGCCCAACCGCGATCGCCAGCTCGTCGCCCTTGCCGACATCCTCGGCTCTGAGGAAGCCCGCAAGTCGACGCATCCGCTCGAGGTCGCGCTGGGCAAGGACATCGCGGGCCGTGCGGTCATGGCGAACCTCGCCGAGATGCCGCACATCCTCATCGCCGGCGCCACCGGCGCCGGTAAGTCGAGCTGCATCAACAGCCTGATCACCTCGGTGCTGGTGCGCTCGACGCCCGACCAGGTGCGCATGATCCTGATCGACCCCAAGCGCGTCGAGCTCGGTCAGTACAACGCGTTGCCGCACCTGCTCACCCAGGTCGTCGTCAACCCCAAGCGCGCCGCCAACGCGCTGAACTGGGCGGTGAAGGAAATGGAGCGGCGCTACGAGTTGCTCTACGAGGTCGGCGTGCGCGACATCACCGGCTACAACGCCGCGTTCGATCGTGGCGATCTGCAACCCGAGCCGGGAGAGGACAAGGAGTACAAGCGCCTTCCGTTCATCCTCGTGGTGGTCGACGAGCTGGCCGACCTGATGATGGTGGCGGCCCGCGACGTCGAAGAGTCGATCTGTCGTATCGCGCAGATGGCCCGCGCCGTCGGCATCCACCTCGTCATCGCGACGCAGCGCCCGTCAGTCGACGTCATCACCGGCGTCATCAAGGCCAACGTGCCGTCGCGCCTGGCCTTCGCCGTGTCGAGCCAGACCGACAGCCGCGTCATCCTCGACCAGCCCGGTGCCGAGCGTCTCGTCGGCAAGGGCGACATGCTGTTGCTGACGGCGAACTCGTCGAGCGGCCGGCGAGTGCAGGGCGCATGGGTGGGCGAGGACGAAGTGCGCAAAGTGGCGGGGCACTGGAAGCGCCAGGCGCGCGCCGAATACGTCGAAGGCGTCGAAGGCGAAGACGCGGGACCGGGGGAGCGCACCTTCGGCGGCGCCGGCGGTGATTCCGACGACGAGCTGCTGCGCGCTGCCCGTGACCTCGTCGTGCGCAGCCAGCTCGGTTCGACGTCGATGCTGCAGCGCAAGCTCAAGGTCGGCTTCGCCCGCGCCGGTCGCCTGATGGACTTGCTCGAAGAAAATGGTGTCGTCGGACCGTCCGAAGGATCGAAGGCACGCGCCGTGCTGATGACGGTCGAGGAACTCGAGGCGCTCGACCAGGCCTCCTAG
- a CDS encoding class I SAM-dependent methyltransferase, translating to MPSTLSRALRRAANRLDQRGVDRRAVARQIVGGAWEEMGQHQFNFLVEQGLQPSDWMLDVGCGALRGGVHFIRYLEPGHYCGIEREQWILDVGAEELADAGLTDRAPVLLCNRDFEFDKFGRQFDVALAQSVFTHIPLNNIHRCLVRMSEALRPGGVFYATFLDNPGDPNDLSPIEFPQKDGPPSVTYPDRDPFRYHVRFFEDLVNGLPLKLEHIGDWGSPRGQSMLAFHKV from the coding sequence ATGCCCAGCACCCTTTCCCGCGCGCTGCGTCGCGCTGCAAATCGACTTGATCAGCGCGGCGTCGACCGCCGAGCCGTTGCCCGTCAGATCGTCGGCGGCGCTTGGGAGGAGATGGGCCAGCACCAGTTCAACTTCCTCGTGGAGCAGGGCCTCCAGCCGAGCGACTGGATGCTCGACGTCGGCTGCGGGGCGTTGCGCGGCGGTGTGCACTTCATCCGCTACCTCGAGCCCGGGCATTACTGCGGGATCGAGCGTGAGCAATGGATTCTCGACGTCGGCGCCGAGGAACTCGCCGACGCCGGTCTGACCGACCGGGCGCCCGTCCTGCTGTGCAACCGGGACTTCGAGTTCGACAAGTTCGGTCGGCAGTTCGACGTCGCCCTCGCGCAGTCGGTCTTCACCCACATCCCGCTCAACAACATCCACCGGTGTCTCGTGCGCATGTCCGAGGCACTGCGCCCCGGCGGCGTGTTCTACGCCACCTTTCTCGACAACCCGGGTGACCCCAACGATCTGTCGCCGATCGAGTTCCCGCAGAAGGACGGACCGCCGTCGGTCACGTATCCCGACCGCGACCCGTTCCGCTACCACGTGCGGTTTTTCGAGGATCTCGTCAACGGCCTGCCCCTGAAGCTCGAGCACATCGGCGACTGGGGTTCGCCGCGGGGCCAGTCGATGCTGGCGTTCCACAAGGTCTGA
- the thrB gene encoding homoserine kinase has protein sequence MRARCPCSSANLGPGFDALALALSLYVDVSVEPADALSITAHGEGEDFPVGPDHMAARVVRDVLGHDNVAITIRSEIPVARGLGSSAALAAATAAAAGAAEPLAVATAVDGHAENAAASVLGGLVVGTMVGDTPVAERLAVDDRLAFVVVIPDRMLSTRDARAALHQEVSLHDAATNLGRLGLLIAGFADASRFSAYAMEDTLHQPYRIPLFPESAPIMRGLVEAGALGACWSGAGSTLLAVAMEGDADAVCAAGVDMLTETNVAGRAVRLDVDRTGLVVTD, from the coding sequence ATGCGCGCCAGATGTCCGTGTAGTTCAGCCAACTTGGGACCCGGCTTCGACGCGCTCGCGCTGGCGCTGAGTCTCTACGTCGACGTCTCCGTGGAGCCGGCGGACGCGCTGTCGATCACGGCCCACGGCGAGGGCGAGGACTTCCCGGTGGGTCCCGATCACATGGCGGCGCGCGTGGTGCGGGATGTGCTGGGTCACGACAACGTCGCGATCACCATCCGTTCCGAAATCCCGGTGGCGCGGGGCCTCGGGAGCAGCGCGGCGCTGGCGGCTGCCACCGCCGCCGCCGCCGGCGCCGCCGAACCACTCGCGGTTGCCACCGCCGTGGACGGCCACGCCGAGAACGCGGCGGCGTCCGTACTCGGCGGCCTCGTCGTGGGCACCATGGTCGGCGACACACCCGTCGCCGAACGCCTGGCCGTCGACGACCGGCTGGCGTTCGTCGTCGTCATCCCCGACCGGATGCTGTCGACGCGTGACGCCCGCGCCGCCTTGCACCAAGAGGTGTCGTTGCACGACGCGGCGACGAACCTCGGACGCCTCGGATTGCTCATCGCCGGATTCGCCGACGCGTCGCGGTTCTCGGCCTATGCGATGGAAGACACCCTGCATCAGCCGTACCGCATCCCGCTGTTTCCGGAATCGGCGCCGATCATGCGCGGCCTCGTCGAGGCGGGCGCGCTCGGCGCCTGCTGGTCCGGCGCCGGCTCGACGCTGCTCGCCGTGGCAATGGAGGGCGACGCCGACGCAGTGTGCGCCGCCGGTGTCGACATGCTGACCGAGACGAACGTCGCGGGGCGCGCCGTGCGCCTTGACGTCGACCGGACCGGTCTCGTCGTCACTGACTAA
- the queF gene encoding preQ(1) synthase, whose amino-acid sequence MPSEPSRDLVAIDNPHPGRVYEVTCETPEFTCVCPMTGQPDFATVTISYVPGDKIVELKSLKLYLWSFRNEGAFHEDVTNRILNDLVAALSPVSMTVTTDWLVRGGIHTIVKVSHPNG is encoded by the coding sequence GTGCCCAGCGAGCCATCCCGCGACCTCGTCGCCATCGACAACCCGCATCCGGGACGCGTGTACGAGGTCACGTGCGAGACGCCGGAGTTCACCTGCGTGTGTCCGATGACGGGCCAGCCCGACTTCGCCACCGTCACCATCAGCTATGTGCCCGGCGACAAGATCGTCGAGTTGAAGAGCTTGAAGCTGTACCTGTGGTCGTTCCGCAACGAGGGCGCGTTCCACGAGGACGTCACCAACCGGATCCTCAACGACCTCGTCGCCGCGTTGTCGCCGGTCTCGATGACGGTGACGACCGATTGGCTGGTGCGCGGCGGGATCCACACCATCGTGAAAGTGAGTCACCCCAATGGCTGA
- a CDS encoding SMP-30/gluconolactonase/LRE family protein yields MADIEIVTEGLAFPEGPVAMPDGSVIVVEIKTGKLTRVAPDGTKTEVADVGGGPNGLAVGADGALYVCNNGGFQWTELGEINLPLGPGGVSHHADYTTGSLQRVDIDSGEVTTLYTECDGNRLNGPNDIVIDKDGGIWFTDLGKTRERDVDRGFIYYAKPDGSQIVQVARGNHGYNGIGLSPDGSRLYAVETATAHLYAWDVAGPGQLTGGNPVTGGGMYLGAGHPPALFDSLAVEENGNVCVATLAHEAGITVFAPDGQIVENVLFPDPLTTNICFGGDDMRTAWVTLSATGKLAKTTWARPGLKLNY; encoded by the coding sequence ATGGCTGATATCGAGATCGTCACCGAAGGCTTGGCCTTTCCCGAAGGACCGGTCGCGATGCCCGACGGTTCGGTGATCGTCGTGGAGATCAAGACGGGCAAGCTGACCCGCGTCGCCCCCGACGGCACCAAGACCGAGGTCGCCGACGTGGGCGGCGGGCCGAACGGCCTCGCGGTGGGCGCCGACGGTGCGCTGTACGTGTGCAACAACGGTGGCTTCCAGTGGACCGAGCTCGGCGAGATCAACCTGCCGCTCGGACCCGGTGGCGTGTCGCATCACGCCGACTACACGACGGGCTCGCTCCAGCGCGTCGACATCGACAGCGGCGAGGTGACGACGCTGTACACCGAGTGCGACGGCAACCGCCTCAACGGTCCGAACGACATCGTGATCGATAAGGACGGTGGCATCTGGTTCACCGATCTCGGCAAGACGCGCGAGCGCGACGTGGACCGCGGGTTCATCTACTACGCCAAGCCTGACGGCTCCCAGATCGTCCAGGTCGCGCGGGGCAACCACGGCTACAACGGCATCGGTCTGTCGCCCGACGGATCGCGCCTGTACGCCGTCGAAACCGCCACCGCCCACCTCTACGCCTGGGACGTGGCCGGCCCGGGTCAGCTCACCGGCGGCAACCCCGTCACCGGCGGTGGCATGTACCTCGGCGCCGGCCATCCACCGGCGCTGTTCGACTCGCTCGCCGTCGAGGAAAACGGCAACGTGTGCGTCGCCACGCTGGCGCACGAGGCCGGGATCACCGTGTTCGCTCCCGACGGCCAGATCGTGGAAAACGTGCTGTTCCCCGACCCGCTCACCACGAATATCTGCTTCGGCGGCGACGACATGCGCACCGCGTGGGTCACCCTGTCGGCCACCGGAAAGCTGGCCAAGACCACCTGGGCGCGCCCCGGCTTAAAACTCAACTACTGA
- the rimO gene encoding 30S ribosomal protein S12 methylthiotransferase RimO, whose translation MKYWVETLGCPKNEVDSAKLIGTLEADGYVAASSAADADVVVVNTCAFIDAARQESVDTVIQLGEVKRADARLVVTGCMAERYGAELADALPEVDQVAGFGVPVTLGAKPAVPSFDLLNLPRPRSPRPWAYVKVAEGCDRNCGFCAIPSFRGKQRSRTRESILEEVEALDAREIVLVAQDLASYGNDIGERRAITALVEAVAARTERVRLLYLYPSDLTDGLIDVIGATGVPYYDLSLQHASAPLLKRMRRWGNGDKFLTRIDDIRARYPDATIRSNFIVGYPGESEADHDNLLAFMQAAQFDWVGLFAYSREEGTYADTQDGHVDPSLVQERLAEASELQDGITRARRAAHVGTTQTVLVDAPGVGRSHREAPEIDGVVRIPDDLPVGTFQTVTVTGVIGVDLEASR comes from the coding sequence GTGAAGTACTGGGTCGAGACGCTCGGCTGCCCCAAGAACGAGGTTGACTCGGCCAAGTTGATCGGCACGCTCGAGGCCGACGGCTACGTGGCCGCCTCCTCCGCCGCCGACGCCGACGTCGTGGTCGTCAACACCTGCGCCTTCATCGACGCGGCGCGCCAGGAGTCGGTCGACACCGTGATCCAACTCGGCGAGGTGAAGCGAGCCGACGCCCGCCTCGTCGTGACCGGCTGCATGGCCGAGCGCTACGGCGCCGAACTGGCCGACGCGCTGCCCGAGGTCGACCAGGTGGCGGGCTTCGGCGTGCCCGTGACGCTCGGCGCCAAGCCGGCCGTGCCGAGCTTCGACCTGCTGAACCTGCCGCGGCCGCGCTCGCCTCGGCCGTGGGCCTACGTCAAGGTGGCCGAGGGCTGCGACCGCAACTGCGGCTTCTGCGCCATCCCGTCGTTCCGGGGCAAGCAGCGGTCGCGCACCCGCGAGTCGATCCTCGAAGAAGTCGAGGCACTCGACGCCCGCGAGATCGTGCTCGTCGCCCAGGACCTCGCCAGCTACGGCAACGACATCGGCGAGCGCCGCGCCATCACCGCCCTCGTCGAGGCCGTGGCGGCGCGCACCGAGCGTGTCCGGTTGCTGTACCTGTATCCGTCAGACCTCACCGATGGTCTGATCGACGTGATCGGTGCGACCGGGGTGCCCTATTACGACTTGTCGCTCCAACACGCGTCCGCGCCGCTGCTCAAGCGGATGCGGCGGTGGGGCAACGGCGACAAGTTCCTGACGCGCATCGACGACATTCGGGCGCGGTATCCCGACGCCACCATTCGTTCGAACTTCATCGTCGGCTACCCCGGCGAGAGCGAGGCGGACCACGACAACCTCCTCGCCTTCATGCAGGCGGCGCAGTTCGACTGGGTCGGGTTGTTCGCGTACTCGCGCGAAGAAGGCACCTACGCCGACACGCAGGACGGCCACGTCGACCCGTCGTTGGTGCAAGAGCGCCTCGCCGAGGCCAGCGAGTTGCAGGACGGCATCACGCGCGCCCGGCGCGCCGCCCACGTCGGCACGACCCAGACGGTCCTGGTCGACGCGCCGGGCGTCGGTCGGTCGCATCGCGAGGCTCCCGAGATCGACGGCGTGGTGCGTATCCCCGACGATCTCCCCGTCGGCACCTTTCAGACGGTTACCGTCACCGGCGTGATCGGCGTGGATCTCGAGGCGTCGCGGTGA